The DNA segment CCCGGGCCGGAATCGTTTCCGATAAACGCCCCGGCCCGGTCCGCCAACACGAACAGATCCGCCACCGTGCGGGGCGTCGCCACCGTCTTCTCCCCCGCCGCCAGCCACCAATCCCGCTGCTCCGGATCGCAGGCGACCTGCACCCGGAAATTGGCCGCGCGCATCCGTCCGACCAGGTCGCGATAATGTTCCAGCGGCCAGACGCGCACCGGTTGGCCCGCCCCTGTGTGCACCAGCACTTCGCCTTCGGGCCGCATCCGCGGCAACACTATCGTCTCGCGCCGCGGCACCTCGAAGCCCAACGCCCGCGCCATGACGCGCCAATTCTCGCAACGATGCGCGCCCGGCTCTGGCCGATCCAGCGCTTTCGCCAGAATCGCCCGGCTCCCCCAACGCGCAAATCCCAGCCGCGTTCTGGCCCGCGCCAGCAGCAGGAGCAGATGATCGCGAGGGTCGCCCCCTCCCCCCGCTCCCCTTCGCGCCGACAGACCAAAATCGAAGCGTGTGACGGCCAATCCATGGAGCAGCCGGATCATCTTTATCCAGGGCCAGGTCCAGAGCCGGTACTTGTGCTTGAACGCCGTCCACGGCGCCACGAACGGCACCACCTTGACCTCCGGCCAGAACCGTTGCTGCAAATCCATCGCATACGGCTTCGCCAGCAACGTCACTCGATATCGCTGGCTCGCCGCCCGCAGGAAAGGTGTGGCGATAACCAAATCGCCCAGACCCCAGAGTTCGATCACCAGGAGCTTCGGTTTCACAGCGGGCCGCGGGTGGTCAACTCATG comes from the Candidatus Paceibacterota bacterium genome and includes:
- a CDS encoding glycosyltransferase family 9 protein; translated protein: MKPKLLVIELWGLGDLVIATPFLRAASQRYRVTLLAKPYAMDLQQRFWPEVKVVPFVAPWTAFKHKYRLWTWPWIKMIRLLHGLAVTRFDFGLSARRGAGGGGDPRDHLLLLLARARTRLGFARWGSRAILAKALDRPEPGAHRCENWRVMARALGFEVPRRETIVLPRMRPEGEVLVHTGAGQPVRVWPLEHYRDLVGRMRAANFRVQVACDPEQRDWWLAAGEKTVATPRTVADLFVLADRAGAFIGNDSGPGHLAGACGVPTFTLFGPQMAEWFAPLHPAAAWIEGKACPFKPCSDYCRFAVPCCMANLSVEEVWKQVEGFLARALRAG